A single genomic interval of Antarcticibacterium arcticum harbors:
- the rpsD gene encoding 30S ribosomal protein S4, with product MARYTGPKTKIARKFGEAIFGDDKSFEKRNYPPGQHGNNRRRGKKSEYAVQLMEKQKAKYTYGILERQFRNMFEKATRSSGITGEVLLQLCESRLDNVVYRMGVSSSRRGARQLVSHRHITVNGEVVNIPSYQLLPGDVVGVREKSKSLSAIQESLSNNSATYEWMTWNNETKQGTFVSVPGRVQIPENINEQFIVELYSK from the coding sequence ATGGCAAGATATACTGGTCCAAAGACTAAAATCGCCCGTAAGTTTGGCGAAGCAATTTTCGGAGATGACAAATCTTTCGAAAAAAGAAATTACCCTCCGGGACAACATGGTAATAACCGTAGAAGAGGTAAAAAATCTGAATACGCTGTCCAGTTAATGGAAAAGCAAAAAGCAAAATATACTTATGGTATATTAGAGCGTCAATTCAGGAATATGTTTGAAAAAGCAACAAGATCTTCGGGTATTACCGGAGAGGTGCTTTTACAGTTATGTGAATCACGTTTAGACAACGTTGTATATAGAATGGGTGTTTCCTCTTCTCGTCGCGGTGCAAGACAATTGGTTTCACACAGGCATATTACAGTAAACGGTGAGGTGGTAAACATTCCTTCTTATCAATTACTGCCAGGAGATGTTGTAGGTGTAAGAGAGAAATCTAAATCTCTATCTGCAATACAGGAATCTTTATCCAACAATAGTGCAACCTATGAGTGGATGACCTGGAATAATGAAACAAAGCAAGGAACTTTTGTTTCAGTACCCGGAAGAGTTCAAATCCCGGAAAATATTAATGAACAATTCATCGTCGAATTATATTCGAAGTAA